One genomic window of Nakamurella panacisegetis includes the following:
- a CDS encoding NADPH-dependent FMN reductase, producing the protein MSKQIVGIGGSIDPDSQSERALRAVLAAARARGATTTSFTGRALDFPPYHPSAPLPDTARAYIEAVRSADAVVISSPGYHGTVSGLVKNALDYLEELRTDDRPYLDGRAVAPIAVARGWQAAVSTLGTLRQVIHALRGWPTPLGLTVNSAVTTFGPDDVPDDPAVAASTELLAAQMMQFHGVIVAG; encoded by the coding sequence GTGAGTAAACAGATCGTGGGCATCGGCGGATCGATCGACCCGGATTCGCAGTCCGAGCGGGCGCTGCGCGCCGTGCTGGCCGCGGCCCGGGCCAGGGGGGCGACGACCACGTCCTTCACCGGGCGGGCGCTGGACTTCCCGCCGTACCATCCGTCGGCTCCGCTCCCGGACACCGCGCGGGCGTACATCGAGGCCGTCCGGTCGGCCGACGCCGTAGTGATCTCCTCGCCGGGGTATCACGGCACGGTGTCCGGGTTGGTGAAGAACGCGTTGGACTATCTCGAGGAGCTCCGGACCGACGATCGTCCGTACCTGGACGGCCGTGCGGTCGCGCCGATCGCAGTGGCCCGCGGGTGGCAGGCGGCCGTCAGCACGTTGGGAACGCTGCGACAGGTCATCCACGCCCTGCGCGGCTGGCCGACCCCGCTCGGCCTCACGGTGAACAGTGCGGTGACGACCTTCGGCCCGGATGACGTGCCCGACGACCCGGCGGTGGCTGCCTCGACCGAACTCCTGGCCGCGCAGATGATGCAATTCCACGGGGTCATCGTCGCCGGCTGA
- a CDS encoding AMP-binding protein, with protein sequence MTSEPTVGTEMVRAAREFLLRNRTDFDVAVRDFRWPRPEHFNFGLDWFDVIAAEHPDRPALKIVEEDGRSGSWTYAQLSARSDQMAAWLHELGVRRGMRVILMLGNQVELWEVILGAIKLGAVLIPASTLLATSDLRDRVERGRASFVIARDVDTPKFVGVDGDFVRIAVGQPVDGWIPYTDSISAATVFTPDGVTRADDILLLYFTSGTTALPKLVAHSHTSYPIGHLSTMYWIGLQPGDVHLNISSPGWAKHAWSNVFAPWIAGATVFLYNYGRFNAAELMRVMAEHEVTTFCAPPTVWRMLIQADLSALTTPPREVVGAGEPLNPEVIDQVRQAWGVTIRDGFGQTETTLAIGNSPGQPVKEGSMGRPMPGFTVALVDTVTGAVTPVDGSAVGEGEICLDLSRRPVSLMAGYHGDDDRTAEVMADGYYHTGDVGSVDSDGYVTYVGRADDVFKASDYRISPFELESVLLEHESVAEAAVVPSPDPLRLAVPKAYVVLTDGFPPDRETAAAIFRYSLEHLSPHKRIRRLEFAELPKTISGKIRRVELRGREDLIHAVGAAAPGAEFRLEDFPELRS encoded by the coding sequence ATGACGTCAGAACCGACCGTCGGGACCGAGATGGTCCGAGCGGCGAGAGAGTTCCTGCTCCGGAACCGGACCGACTTCGACGTCGCCGTCCGCGATTTCCGGTGGCCCCGCCCTGAACACTTCAATTTCGGCCTCGACTGGTTCGACGTCATCGCCGCCGAGCATCCGGACCGGCCAGCGCTCAAGATCGTCGAGGAAGACGGACGCTCGGGCTCCTGGACGTACGCCCAACTCTCGGCCCGGTCCGATCAGATGGCGGCCTGGCTGCACGAACTGGGTGTGCGGCGCGGGATGCGGGTGATCCTGATGCTCGGCAACCAGGTCGAGTTGTGGGAGGTCATCCTGGGCGCCATCAAACTCGGCGCCGTCCTCATCCCGGCCTCGACCCTGCTGGCCACGTCCGACCTGCGTGATCGGGTGGAGCGGGGACGCGCGTCATTCGTCATCGCCCGCGACGTCGACACCCCGAAGTTCGTGGGGGTGGACGGCGACTTCGTCCGGATCGCCGTGGGGCAACCGGTCGACGGCTGGATTCCTTACACCGACAGCATCAGTGCGGCAACGGTTTTCACCCCGGATGGCGTGACCCGAGCCGACGACATCCTGTTGCTCTACTTCACCTCCGGCACCACCGCCCTGCCGAAACTGGTCGCCCACTCGCACACCTCGTACCCGATCGGTCACCTGAGCACCATGTACTGGATCGGCCTGCAGCCCGGCGACGTGCATCTGAACATCTCCTCGCCGGGCTGGGCCAAACACGCGTGGTCCAACGTGTTCGCCCCCTGGATCGCCGGGGCCACGGTGTTCCTGTACAACTACGGCCGGTTCAACGCGGCCGAACTGATGCGGGTGATGGCCGAGCACGAGGTGACCACGTTCTGCGCACCGCCCACCGTGTGGCGGATGCTGATCCAGGCCGACCTGTCGGCCCTGACCACGCCGCCCCGTGAGGTGGTGGGGGCCGGCGAGCCGTTGAACCCCGAGGTGATCGATCAGGTCCGGCAGGCCTGGGGCGTCACCATCCGAGACGGGTTCGGCCAGACCGAGACCACCCTGGCCATCGGCAATTCGCCGGGCCAGCCGGTGAAGGAGGGGTCGATGGGCCGACCGATGCCCGGGTTCACGGTGGCCCTGGTCGACACTGTCACCGGAGCGGTCACGCCGGTGGACGGCTCGGCCGTGGGGGAGGGTGAGATCTGCCTCGATCTGTCCCGGCGGCCGGTCTCCCTGATGGCCGGCTACCACGGCGACGACGACCGGACCGCCGAGGTCATGGCCGACGGTTACTACCACACCGGCGATGTCGGGTCGGTGGACTCCGACGGGTACGTCACCTACGTCGGCCGGGCCGATGACGTGTTCAAGGCCTCGGACTACCGGATTTCCCCGTTCGAGTTGGAATCCGTTCTGCTGGAACATGAGTCGGTGGCCGAGGCGGCGGTCGTGCCCTCTCCGGATCCGCTGCGGCTGGCCGTGCCGAAGGCGTACGTGGTGCTCACCGACGGGTTCCCGCCGGACCGGGAAACCGCCGCGGCGATCTTCCGGTACTCGCTGGAGCACCTCTCGCCGCACAAGCGGATCCGGCGTCTGGAGTTCGCCGAGTTGCCGAAAACCATCTCGGGCAAGATCCGTCGGGTCGAACTGCGGGGCCGCGAAGACCTGATCCACGCCGTTGGCGCGGCCGCGCCCGGGGCCGAGTTCCGTCTGGAGGACTTCCCCGAGCTCCGATCCTGA
- a CDS encoding WD40 repeat domain-containing protein, giving the protein MWRLPGALALMLLIGGCTVAGSAAIAPYVARPAGSVSAHVVPAPAGFLALAPNGTTAAVADAAHGVCLVPVVGESDRVCAATTVTGRHPVTAMFAPDGRTVALGQGVDARGRGTVALVDVATGGVRPIPPVPPGGGTSFYVNMAWNRQDGHLLLISGSSDANGLSTRVVDVDPASLVPRVVAVATGPYEFQSGHFVVGGDSAVFTAYRVDQIPPDLIVIDTATGTRREFGPLGPGGTQAVPLAVAPDGRHAVVGFSTYGHPGPPQVLDLKTGALSPLDGVKGDYALAAYSPDGRQLACVTSFSVSGIGTSTEAGAALRVQIVPAGFAAVTVGTVRGVLPADAGLAWSGVDSLGITSPTAMSGNAVAGWSLG; this is encoded by the coding sequence ATGTGGCGGCTGCCGGGCGCGCTGGCGCTGATGTTGCTCATCGGCGGGTGCACGGTCGCCGGCTCGGCCGCCATCGCCCCGTACGTCGCGCGCCCGGCCGGTTCGGTGAGCGCGCACGTCGTCCCGGCGCCGGCCGGCTTCCTGGCCCTGGCCCCCAACGGCACGACCGCCGCCGTTGCCGACGCCGCTCATGGCGTCTGCCTGGTGCCGGTCGTGGGGGAATCCGACCGCGTCTGCGCGGCCACCACGGTGACCGGCCGGCATCCGGTGACCGCCATGTTCGCGCCGGACGGCCGGACGGTGGCCCTCGGTCAGGGCGTCGATGCGCGGGGCCGAGGCACGGTCGCCCTGGTCGACGTCGCCACCGGAGGAGTGCGACCGATCCCCCCGGTGCCGCCCGGCGGCGGCACGTCGTTCTACGTGAACATGGCCTGGAACCGGCAGGATGGTCATCTGCTGTTGATCAGCGGATCCAGTGATGCCAACGGGTTGAGTACCCGGGTGGTGGACGTCGACCCGGCATCCCTGGTGCCGCGGGTGGTCGCGGTGGCCACCGGTCCGTATGAGTTCCAGTCCGGTCACTTCGTGGTGGGCGGGGACAGCGCGGTCTTCACGGCGTACCGGGTCGACCAGATCCCGCCGGACCTGATCGTGATCGACACGGCCACCGGCACCCGCCGTGAGTTCGGGCCGCTGGGGCCGGGCGGTACCCAGGCCGTGCCGCTCGCGGTCGCCCCGGACGGCCGTCACGCCGTGGTCGGGTTCTCCACCTACGGGCATCCAGGGCCCCCGCAGGTGCTCGATCTGAAGACGGGGGCGTTGTCGCCGTTGGACGGGGTGAAGGGCGACTACGCCCTCGCCGCGTACTCCCCGGACGGCCGCCAGCTGGCCTGCGTCACGTCGTTCAGTGTGTCCGGTATCGGGACGTCGACCGAAGCGGGGGCGGCCCTGCGGGTCCAGATCGTCCCGGCCGGATTCGCCGCCGTGACCGTCGGGACGGTGCGCGGGGTCCTGCCCGCCGATGCCGGTCTCGCCTGGTCGGGCGTGGATTCACTCGGCATCACCAGCCCGACGGCGATGAGCGGAAACGCGGTGGCCGGCTGGTCGCTCGGGTGA